The stretch of DNA TCAAACAcaactttcaaaaatatttgaacCGACTATAGTTTCACCCTCTGGCGCGCAACAAACTTAACATTCCCGTCGAAGAAAAGCCATTGAAGCAGAAAAAGGAATATCTCCTAGAGATTTGCACGTAAAATTGCAGAAACCTGCGGTTTTGGTGAATTCCGGGTGTTTTTCTTAAACGGAAGATGTGATTTGGGGTGGTGAATAATCACTGGATTGatgaaaatgagagaaaattggTGGAATCGAGAATCATTGGTGGAGAAAAACATGGAATGTTTGTGTGTGGATTTTACAGATGTCATTACCTGAAATCTCTCTGTAACAAACTCTTTCGGAAAGACGAGTAAATTTGCTTATATTTTCTAACACTCCTTCCTACATAGTGGAAAGGGATAATAAATTTTaactttttgtttatttataaaaagaaatactttttctttaaaaaataatgatttaataatttgtaAACAAATATAATTAGAATTCATTTTATATTgggaatttatattttttaaaaaatatacttGTTTGTCAtcttataaatttaattaaggaagttaaaaaaattaaatcaaacattAGTATCCCAACCAATTTTCAAAACCGCAATGGATCAACGTGTTAGACCGAGAACCGATCACGATTCAAGTTCCAGATATCGCCTAAAAACTGTTTGATTCTGAGCTATTTTAGTGGTCGGATTGATATTGAACCCGAAAACTGATTCAATCGatttttgatcttttttttgaaaaattaattttttatttttaacatcttaaattaaatatttggtTATATATACAAGAttgtttgaaataaaaaatattagagtctatttaatatattatttttgttttactataattgatattttaaatatatgaatatatttatttagtttttaaaatttgataaatatttttttaatctatTTATATAACTTTTAGGctataaaatttaaaagataTTATTCATCATATTatgttaatattaatatttatatagTCGGACTGTTTGTTTAAGGTTGAGTagtctattgtgagacggtctcatgaatctttatctgtgagatggatcAGTCAAccttaccaatattcacaataaaaaataatactcttagcataaaaagtaatattttcatggatgacctagataagatatccgtctcataaaatatgacccgtgagatcgtctctcACAAGTTTTTGTGTTGTTTAAGTTAAAGTGGTTTGATCCGGTTATGAAGAATTGATCCCAACAACTGTTTTCTGATTTCATCAAAAATTAGTCTCCTCGTTTTGAAGAATatctcatacaaaaaaaaaaaaactaattgcTTTGTTTTGGTTTCCCGTCTGTTCTTCAAGAATCAACATATTGCAAACCTTTTCCACTTCTGCTATCACAAATTTTCAACTATGATTGATAGTATTTCGAATTTTTAATCAAGACAAGCAAAGTATTTATTTTATGCAGAGTAACAAATCATTAACAGAGTAGATGCAACCTTCTTCCAAGTGAAAAGTTTTGCTCTTTCAATGAGAAGCTTCAGATATAGTAACCCGAAATCATGGCGACGGGCGTTTCTTTGTAGCACTCAGATGGCAGCAGGATCTTCAAGTTTACAGGTAGAAAAATCTTTCATTTTAGGATATGCAACTTCCTTCTCAAGTTCTTTGTCCACCCATGCCAGCATTTTCAATAAGCTTGATAGTTTTGTCTCTGTTCACGTCACGAGTGAGGGAAAGTTAATGTGTTGCATACTTTAATAAtgcaataaaattttattacaaAAGTAACTTTCCGAAGCTAGAAATGGTGCTTTCAATGCTGGAAAAACTGATAAATTAAGGAATACATCCATGAACAATGCAAATATGATCATATAAAACTGGGAAAATGTCAACTAAAAATCATCATAGAAAACACTGCAGTTGTTTCCTTCAATTCAAGACTCGATCCATGGATGTGATGAAACAAACAACCAAATGGAATGAATCATTCTGCATCAGATATCCATCCCACGGGCGGTTTAATGAGTGTGTGGTTAGTGGGCGAGGCGAGATATTCCAACATTCGCTCCTTGAAAGTCCTGGCcgatatgtatatatttttcatttattaGGTAAAATGAAATTCTGACTCGTATCTGTTTAGAAATGATTTTGGTGTTGTATTCGATCTTTTAGCTCCGTCTCAATGTTTCACCCGGAGTAGGCTTTTCTTGATAATCATCATATCTTATGAGAAACGGGAACATACAGTAAAGTGATAACCAATTTAGAAAAAGCTTTGATTCTGAGATAGCATCCATCTCAAAAGAACCATTTGAACTTGTAACCGGAAAGTTGATCTCTTCATTAAATCACATTCACCCAAAACTTCAACAATATTGTCAGACAGCAGGTACTAACCTTTTTCATTGGCTTGGCTGATAAGCATGGCTTCATTCACATTATTTGCAGTCTTATTGCGCTGCGACATTTTTAGCAGGTCACTAACAGAACTGTTGGCGACATTGTGTAAAATAAGCAGCGAAAAAGTCCTCTCGAACTCCACTAGAAAGCGCTGTTAATATTACAGATAATTCTTATGAAAGACAAAATCacgaaataatatatattccAGAAAGGAGAATTCTTTCGATACAGCATAAAATTTGGGCAAATAAGATTGTGAAGGCATGAATAACATAACATATTTAGTAGAAAACACTGAAACTATTATAAGAAGATTACATTTTCCTCTGCTAGTGGACCAAGTTTCTCTTGAGCAAACATCAGGGCCTCCTCTGTTTTTCCAGCCCGAATCAGTTCTATGAACAATTGTTGCAGGAGACTGAAAAGAGCTTTGggattttctttcaaaatctgCGTCGTAGGTTAAAGAAACAATAACAATCACAAATAAATTAGAACACCAGACATGAAATATGGGGAGTGCTACCAGTATAGTAAATTATTTTATGCTCGAAATATATGATGGTACCAAACATGTCAAATACCTAAATCATCAAATACTTGATACAACAGTCAAAATTTCAAGGAAATAGTCTAAAAATCAACAACGTTTTACTTTGCTCAGGAAATAAGGGAAATTTCGTTTATGCCATTTCGCTATTGTGTACCAGCAGATATGCACACCAGTCACTAAAGAATTCATTTCATGGGCACATGATCTTGGAAACGAGGGCTTTATGAAATCTGAACCCTGCTCACCAATTAATGACAGAACACATGAAAATCAACAAAATCCATTTTGTTCCTTGTTACAACAACTAAGGGAATGAAAGAAAGATTGTCACACCTCCGGGTTCAAATTATGAACTATTTTAATAGCATCCACCACGTGCCCGTTTTGCACCGCCTTCTTAACCACCATGCGATCAGTGACAGTTGTGAGTTCTATATCTGCTGTATTTGGATAAGGAAAATCAAATATATCCATCAAAACATGAAGATTgacgaggaaaaaaaaaagtacaTGAAAAAAGATACGATTAGTCCCAGATTCAAGTCGGAATTTTTCAGCTGCGTCTGCAAAACCCTCGGTCACCAGAAAGTTCATCACCAATT from Primulina tabacum isolate GXHZ01 chromosome 3, ASM2559414v2, whole genome shotgun sequence encodes:
- the LOC142540597 gene encoding protein GID8 homolog isoform X1, which gives rise to MAESKKVIGMDEWKRKLQAVNVRKEDMNKLVMNFLVTEGFADAAEKFRLESGTNRIFFHVLFFFLVNLHVLMDIFDFPYPNTADIELTTVTDRMVVKKAVQNGHVVDAIKIVHNLNPEILKENPKALFSLLQQLFIELIRAGKTEEALMFAQEKLGPLAEENRFLVEFERTFSLLILHNVANSSVSDLLKMSQRNKTANNVNEAMLISQANEKETKLSSLLKMLAWVDKELEKEVAYPKMKDFSTCKLEDPAAI
- the LOC142540597 gene encoding protein GID8 homolog isoform X3, giving the protein MAESKKVIGMDEWKRKLQAVNVRKEDMNKLVMNFLVTEGFADAAEKFRLESGTNHIELTTVTDRMVVKKAVQNGHVVDAIKIVHNLNPEILKENPKALFSLLQQLFIELIRAGKTEEALMFAQEKLGPLAEENRFLVEFERTFSLLILHNVANSSVSDLLKMSQRNKTANNVNEAMLISQANEKETKLSSLLKMLAWVDKELEKEVAYPKMKDFSTCKLEDPAAI
- the LOC142540597 gene encoding protein GID8 homolog isoform X2; translation: MAESKKVIGMDEWKRKLQAVNVRKEDMNKLVMNFLVTEGFADAAEKFRLESGTNPDIELTTVTDRMVVKKAVQNGHVVDAIKIVHNLNPEILKENPKALFSLLQQLFIELIRAGKTEEALMFAQEKLGPLAEENRFLVEFERTFSLLILHNVANSSVSDLLKMSQRNKTANNVNEAMLISQANEKETKLSSLLKMLAWVDKELEKEVAYPKMKDFSTCKLEDPAAI